In Palaemon carinicauda isolate YSFRI2023 chromosome 14, ASM3689809v2, whole genome shotgun sequence, the following proteins share a genomic window:
- the LOC137653802 gene encoding semaphorin 5c-like, which yields MAKIDGPAWILSVLYLAFGITFAHLDSPPGGSALQGDFEQGFFRYVSYNELLDTTDKFSLSGVKSYSELLFDPTNYQIVVGARDRIFRLSLVGLQLLEASDWSSNKSTVETCTLKGQSQEACHNFVRVLHRHDSRILVCGTNSFSPLCTWRRLSNVNVIDSWEKGVTRCPFDPEHSVTSLLTLEGNLHVGTTTDFSGRDPAFMRSLGPGERLRTPQSDLKWLSEPTFITSFESSGFVYTIFRENAIENLNCGKHIHSRIGRVCKNDVGGTLVLKENWTTFLKARLICSSPGDFPFFYDHVQSIAYLPQEQMLYGVFLTAENGIIGSAVCAFNMSAVNTSFYGPFKYQPSPSSIWGPVTADNTHFQCQDSGLPSRESDLAANKFQLMDKPVVPQSPAPLYLLNSERLTHVIVDVVVTRQSGSVHVVFVAGAGGVIRKMSLVPNSQNSCLLEVLSPFPSNSSVTIHTLKFLKDTSSLYVGTNNEVVRIPVHRCGQYKTQHSCLAAKDPYCGWDTNRLECSPPPGKNPFVSSWIQEVIDCPKASDPVDGGWSHWSAWSTCKKEGSTDSCLCRHRVCDSPRPARGGSDCIGSSTEVSNCTLHGGWTAWSSWSQCSATCGIAVKTRRRTCSNPEPRHGGRVCVGQERTEIYCHSLAHCPSYSALPVDGGWSEWGSWGRCSATCGTGIRRRHRTCTRPVPKNGGAPCSGCEEDVETCGNWPCPEARQLSSWTPWLRANASGGSQVQRRYRMECIATGDKDNPVRTGNMQQEDRFCSSEGHCYGSHSSDTDESGGWSEWSDWTKCDKPCGGGHQYRHRSCVDGSCSGNSLRERVCNENACRGLWACWSEWSSCSSSCGSGLQSRTRRCVSAHNPFVDAEDCIGSYTMQQQCDEGACPGEEGWGTWSEWTECSPGGERERKRHCMSSQPSQCRGLNLQRQSCDPEDEEITAIEASVVNAGAGSGGEGGVSVQALVGSCLACLIGGAILGALASFHLLVRRRHRRVPSSPHYISAKPNHYVSVPGADWKAGQSPSSTIRNGSIKSTLKSAITTLPLKEFDTATIKRSSHGSYGNGHLRADLDSDTIFNF from the exons ATGGCGAAGATAGATGGACCAGCTTGGATTCTTTCCGTATTATACTTAGCCTTTGGGATCACCTTCGCTCACCTAGATTCGCCGCCAGGTGGCTCGGCCCTGCAGGGAGACTTCGAGCAAGGGTTCTTCAGATATGTCAGCTATAATG aACTTCTGGACACTACAGACAAGTTCAGTCTAAGCGGAGTCAAGAGCTATAGCGAACTGCTATTTGACCCGACTAATTACCAAATTGTGGTTGGAGCAAG GGATCGAATCTTCCGCCTGAGTCTCGTGGGTCTCCAACTCCTCGAGGCTTCGGACTGGTCCTCAAACAAATCCACGGTGGAGACCTGCACCCTCAAGGGACAGAGCCAAGAGGCCTGTCACAACTTCGTCAGGGTGTTGCATCGCCACGACAGTCGCATCCTAGTCTGCGGGACGAACTCCTTCAGTCCTCTTTGCACCTGGAGGAG GTTATCCAACGTGAACGTCATTGATTCGTGGGAGAAGGGAGTCACTCGCTGCCCTTTTGATCCCGAGCACAGTGTGACGTCACTTCTAACACTGGAAGGAAATTTGCATGTTGGAACCACTACAGATTTCTCAG GTAGAGACCCAGCCTTCATGAGGTCCTTGGGACCAGGAGAACGTCTCAGGACACCCCAGTCGGACCTCAAATGGCTTTCAGAACCCACCTTCATAACTTCGTTTGAATCTTCGGGTTTCGTCTACACGATCTTCAGGGAAAACGCCATTGAAAACCTCAACTGTGGGAAG CATATCCACTCTAGAATTGGCAGAGTTTGCAAGAATGATGTTGGAGGAACGTTGGTTCTGAAAGAAAACTGGACAACGTTTCTGAAGGCCCGTCTTATTTGTTCCTCGCCTGGAGACTTTCCATTCTTCTATGATCACGTGCAGAGTATTGCCTACCTCCCTCAGGAACAGATGCTGTATGGTGTATTCTTAACAGCtga AAATGGCATCATTGGATCAGCTGTGTGTGCCTTTAACATGAGTGCCGTTAACACCTCCTTTTACGGGCCTTTCAAATACCAGCCGTCTCCCTCTTCAATATGGGGACCTGTCACCGCAGACAACACACACTTTCAGTGCCAGGATTCAGGCTTACCCAGCAGAGAGTCAGATCTAGCTGCCAACAAATTCCAGTTGATGGACAAGCCTGTTGTACCACAGAGTCCAGCTCCCTTGTACCTCCTGAATTCTGAAAG ACTGACACATGTCATCGTAGACGTTGTGGTGACGAGACAAAGCGGAAGTGTCCACGTTGTCTTTGTCGCTGGTGCCGGAGGAGTAATAAGAAAGATGAGCTTGGTTCCCAACAGTCAAAACAGCTGTCTGCTCGAGGTCCTGTCGCCATTTCCAAGCAATTCCTCTGTCACAATTCATACGCTTAAATTCCTTAAAGATACG AGCTCGCTGTACGTTGGAACCAATAATGAAGTGGTACGTATACCAGTACATCGTTGCGGACAGTACAAAACTCAACACTCGTGCCTAGCAGCAAAGGACCCTTATTGTGGTTGGGATACAAATCGTCTCGAATGCTCACCTCCACCTGGGAAGAATCCGTTTGTTTCTTCATGGATCCAAGAAGTCATTGATTGTCCAAAAGCTTCTGATCCAG TCGACGGGGGTTGGAGCCATTGGTCAGCGTGGTCGACGTGCAAGAAGGAAGGCAGCACCGATTCTTGTTTGTGCCGGCATCGTGTGTGCGACTCTCCAAGGCCTGCTCGCGGAGGTTCCGACTGCATTGGCTCGAGCACTGAG GTTTCCAACTGCACTCTACATGGAGGTTGGACAGCCTGGTCCTCCTGGTCGCAATGCTCAGCGACGTGTGGCATCGCCGTCAAGACTCGACGACGAACATGTTCCAACCCAGAACCTCGTCACGGAGGACGTGTGTGCGTTGGACAAGAACGCACGGAAATTTACTGCCATTCGCTTGCTCACTGCCCAT CTTATTCAGCGCTGCCTGTGGATGGAGGATGGAGTGAATGGGGGTCCTGGGGAAGATGTTCTGCCACCTGCGGTACTGGCATCAGGCGCAGACATCGCACGTGCACCCGGCCCGTCCCGAAAAATGGAGGGGCTCCCTGCTCAGGGTGTGAAGAGGACGTTGAAACGTGTGGCAACTGGCCCTGTCCGGAAGCTCGCCAGCTTTCCTCCTGGACTCCATGGCTCAGGGCGAACGCATCCGGAGGATCGCAGGTTCAGAGACGATACAGAATGGAGTGCATAGCCACCGGAGATAAGGATAACCCAGTTCGCACGGGCAACATGCAGCAGGAAGATAGATTTTGCTCAAGTGAAGGCCACTGCTATGGTTCACACTCCTCTGACACTGACGAGAGCGGAGGCTGGTCCGAGTGGAGCGATTGGACCAAGTGTGACAAACCATGCGGAGGAGGTCATCAGTATCGGCACCGCTCTTGTGTTGACGGTTCTTGCAGTGGAAATTCTCTTCGAGAGAGAGTTTGCAATGAGAATGCCTGTCGAG GATTGTGGGCGTGTTGGAGCGAGTGGAGTTCTTGCTCATCCTCTTGCGGATCTGGATTGCAATCTAGGACACGTCGATGTGTGTCCGCGCACAATCCATTTGTCGATGCGGAGGACTGTATTGGGTCTTATACAATGCAGCAACAATGCGACGAAGGAGCATGTCCAG GAGAGGAAGGATGGGGTACTTGGTCTGAGTGGACAGAATGCTCTCCTGGGGGAGAGCGGGAAAGGAAACGCCACTGTATGTCAAGCCAGCCAAGTCAGTGCCGTGGACTTAATCTTCAAAGGCAATCATGTGATCCTGAAGATG AAGAAATCACAGCTATAGAAGCATCTGTCGTGAATGCTGGAGCTGGATCCGGAGGCGAAGGTGGTGTGTCGGTGCAGGCTCTAGTAGGTTCCTGTCTGGCTTGCTTAATAGGAGGTGCTATACTGGGCGCTCTTGCCTCGTTCCATTTACTCGTAAGACGTCGCCACAGGAGGGTGCCCTCCTCTCCCCACTATATATCAGCTAAGCCCAACCACTACGTCAGCGTACCGGGGGCGGACTGGAAAGCCGGACAGTCTCCGAGCAGCACGATCAGAAACGGGAGCATCAAGAGCACTCTGAAGTCGGCCATCACCACCCTACCCTTAAAGGAGTTTGATACTGCCACTATCAAGAGGTCTAGTCATGGGTCCTATGGCAACGGACACCTTAGAGCCGACCTAGACTCAGACACCATCTTTAATTTCTAG